Proteins co-encoded in one Capsicum annuum cultivar UCD-10X-F1 chromosome 9, UCD10Xv1.1, whole genome shotgun sequence genomic window:
- the LOC107843273 gene encoding probable UDP-N-acetylglucosamine--peptide N-acetylglucosaminyltransferase SPINDLY has protein sequence MALTEKDVENGKESDSLGSNGFLNGGQSSSGSKDSPGRISHVKKIFEEKDAITYANILRSRNKFVDALAIYESVLQKDSESIESLIGKGICLQMQNMGRLAFESFSEAIKVDSQNACALTHCGILYKDEGRLVEAAESYEKALKADPSYKPAAECLAIVLTDIGTSLKLAGNTQEGIQKYYEAIKIDSHYAPAYYNLGVVYSEMMQYDMALNCYEKAALERPMYAEAYCNMGVIYKNRGDLESAIACYERCLAVSPNFEIAKNNMAIALTDLGTKVKLEGDINQGVAYYKKALCYNWHYADAMYNLGVAYGEMLKFDMAVVFYELAFHFNPHCAEACNNLGVIYKDRDNLDKAVECYQMALSIKPNFSQSLNNLGVVYTVQGKMDAAASMIEKAIIANPTYAEAYNNLGVLYRDAGNISLAIEAYEQCLKIDPDSRNAGQNRLLAMNYINEGNDDKLYEAHRDWGRRFMKLYPQFTSWDNSKVPERPLVIGYVSPDYFTHSVSYFIEAPLANHDYAKYKVVVYSAVVKADAKTNRFRDKVLKKGGVWRDIYGIDEKKVSSMIREDKVDIMVELTGHTANNKLGTMACRPAPVQVTWIGYPNTTGLPTIDYRITDAMADPPNTKQKHVEELVRLPNSFLCYTPSPEAGPVCPAPALSNGFVTFGSFNNLAKITPKVLQVWARILCAVPHSRLIVKCKPFCCDSVRQRFLSILEQLGLEPQRVDLLPLILLNHDHMQAYSLMDISLDTFPYAGTTTTCESLYMGVPCVTMGGSVHAHNVGVSLLKTVGLQNLVARNEDEYVESAIQLASDVTSLSNLRMSLRELMSKSPLCDGAKFTRNIESTYRSMWHRYCDGDVPSLRRMELLQQQQTQIECVVPEESPVNSSERTIVSASEDGSIKENGFTTIPTLAYNSSIGEENGVQLNQDSNHGKLS, from the exons ATGGCGTTGACGGAAAAAGATGTCGAGAATGGAAAAGAAAGTGACTCACTTGGTAGCAATGGTTTTCTGAATGGAGGGCAATCTTCTTCTGGTTCCAAAGATTCCCCTGGTAGAATAAGTCAtgtaaagaagatttttgaagaGAAGGATGCCATCACTTATGCAAATATTCTTCGCTCTAGGAACAAGTTTGTTGATGCACTTGCTATCTATGAGAGTGTATTGCAGAAGGATAGTGAGAGTATTGAGTCTCTGATTGGCAAAGGTATTTGCCTGCAGATGCAAAACATGGGGCGACTTGCTTTTGAAAGTTTTTCTGAAGCTATCAAAGTGGACTCACAAAATGCATGTGCCCTCACCCATTGCGGAATTTTGTACAAAGATGAGGGTCGCCTGGTCGAGGCTGCTGAG TCCTATGAGAAAGCACTTAAAGCTGACCCCTCATATAAACCAGCAGCGGAATGCCTTGCAATTGTATTGACTGATATTGGAACCAGCCTGAAGCTTGCTGGCAACACTCAGGAGGGAATCCAAAAATACTATGAAGCTATCAAAATTGATTCACATTATGCG CCTGCTTATTATAACCTCGGCGTTGTATATTCAGAAATGATGCAATACGACATGGCCCTTAATTGCTATGAGAAGGCTGCACTGGAGCGGCCCATGTATGCTGAAGCTTATTGCAATATGGGCGTTATATACAAAAATCGTGGGGATTTGGAGTCTGCAATTGCTTGCTATGAGAG GTGTTTAGCTGTGTCCCCAAATTTTGAGATTGCCAAGAATAACATGGCAATTGCGCTGACTGATTTAGGCACAAAG GTTAAATTGGAAGGAGACATCAACCAAGGTGTGGCATATTACAAGAAAGCTCTTTGCTATAACTGGCACTATGCTGATGCAATGTATAATCTGGGTGTTGCCTATGGTGAAATGCTGAAATTTGACATG GCTGTTGTGTTTTATGAACTTGCTTTCCACTTTAATCCTCATTGTGCTGAAGCATGCAACAATTTGGGAGTGATATACAAGGATAGGGACAATCTTGATAAAGCAGTGGAATGTTACCAG ATGGCTTTGTCAATCAAACCAAATTTTTCTCAGTCATTGAACAATCTCGGAGTAGTTTACACAGTTCAG GGTAAAATGGATGCTGCTGCTAGCATGATTGAGAAAGCTATCATTGCAAACCCAACATATGCAGAGGCATATAATAATCTAG GAGTCCTTTACAGGGATGCAGGTAATATCTCTCTGGCCATTGAAGCATATGAGCAGTGCCTCAAGATAGATCCCGATTCCCGAAATGCTGGCCAG AACCGGTTACTTGCCATGAACTACATTAATGAAGGAAATGATGACAAGTTGTATGAGGCTCACAG AGACTGGGGTCGACGTTTTATGAAATTATATCCACAGTTCACTTCATGGGACAACTCAAAGGTCCCAGAAAGGCCACTTGTGATTGGATATGTCTCGCCTGATTATTTTACTCACTCTGTTTCATACTTCATCGAAGCACCACTTGCCAATCATGACTACGCAAAATACAAGGTGGTGGTTTATTCAGCTGTTGTAAAG GCAGATGCAAAAACAAACAGGTTTAGGGACAAAGTCTTGAAAAAGGGTGGTGTCTGGAGGGATATCTACGGGATTGATGAGAAAAAGGTATCCAGCATGATCAGAGAAGATAAAGTTGATATCATGGTTGAACTTACAGGCCACACTGCTAATAATAAACTGGGAACCATGGCTTGCCGACCCGCGCCGGTACAG GTGACTTGGATTGGATACCCCAACACAACTGGTTTGCCCACTATTGATTATAGAATCACTGATGCTATGGCTGACCCTCCTAACACAAAACAGAA ACATGTGGAAGAGTTAGTTCGATTGCCAAATAGCTTTCTTTGTTACACACCTTCTCCTGAAGCTGGGCCAGTGTGTCCAGCACCTGCTTTATCCAATGGCTTCGTTACATTTGGTAGCTTTAACAATCTTGCCAAG ATAACCCCTAAAGTTCTACAAGTTTGGGCAAGAATTCTATGTGCAGTTCCACATTCTCGGCTAATTGTTAAGTGCAAGCCGTTCTGTTGCGATAGTGTGAGGCAGAGATTTCTTTCTATTCTCGAGCAGTTGGGATTGGAGCCACAGAGAGTTGATCTTTTGCCATTAATCCTTCTAAATCACGATCATATGCAAGCATACTCCCTCATGGACATTAG CTTGGATACTTTTCCGTATGCTGGAACAACTACAACATGTGAATCGCTATACATGGGAGTTCCTTGTGTCACTATGGGAGGTTCCGTACATGCTCACAATGTTGGTGTGAGTCTTCTTAAGACAGTTG GGTTACAAAACCTTGTGGCGAGGAATGAAGATGAGTATGTTGAGTCGGCTATACAGTTGGCTTCAGATGTTACGTCTCTATCAAACTTGAGAATGAGTCTTCGAGAACTGATGTCAAAATCACCACTTTGTGACGGGGCAAAGTTCACCCGAAATATTGAGTCAACATATAGGAGCATGTGGCACAGGTACTGTGATGGAGATGTGCCATCTTTGAGGCGTATGGAATTATTACAGCAGCAGCAGACACAAATAGAGTGTGTGGTTCCAGAAGAGTCGCCTGTGAATTCATCAGAACGAACCATCGTTTCTGCTTCTGAAGACGGATCAATTAAAGAGAATGGattcactacaataccaaccttGGCATACAACTCTTCCATTGGTGAAGAAAATGGGGTGCAGTTGAATCAAGATAGTAATCATGGTAAGCTGAGCTAA